The Phragmites australis chromosome 15, lpPhrAust1.1, whole genome shotgun sequence genome window below encodes:
- the LOC133892855 gene encoding HIPL1 protein-like: MRPSMVTGTVFVAAVLLIVAVRDGHCAQLCMDSSFPRTVNGSLSFCGYNGTACCNATDDAAVQKQFAAMNISGTPCGDLVKSILCARCNPYAGELFTVTTSPRTVPLLCSSTGVSSRLSTKPPTTDYCSHVWDTCKDVRIPGSPFQAPKGGSPAPRLTDVWQSVSDFCGALGGTGKTPCFDGEGAAFNSSRPALPLNGMCLERIGNGSYLNMAPHPDGSNRVFLSNQAGKVFFATVPAQGSGKTLQLDVANPFLDITDEVHFDNEFGLLGLAFHPDFATNGRFFVSYSCDKTKSASCAGRCACNSDVGCDPTKLGADNGAQPCQFQSVIAEYTANATSGTPATATAANATEVRRIMTLGLPFTTHHGGQILFSPADGYMYFAMGDGGSVGDPWNFAQNKKSLLGKIIRIDVNTLPNGNTTAGWGNYGIPKDNPSSVDPSFAPEVFALGFKNPWRCSFDSGKPSYMYCADVGQAVYEEVDLVMKGGNYGWRVFEGTQHYTPLSSPGGNTSADSINAIGPVMGYTHSSVNSNVGSASITGGYVYRSMTDPCLNGRYLYADLYAKSMWAGIEAPEDSGVYNLTGLTFSCSKNSPIPCDVAAGSALPSLGYIFSFGEDNAKDVHLLTSKGVYRVVDPAECDYACPIKSSAPGAAPGAAPSSAVRAGTPALLTLLVGLLLALSSLMSV; encoded by the exons ATGAGGCCGTCGATGGTAACCGGGACGGTGTTCGTCGCCGCCGTTCTACTAATTGTGGCCGTCCGGGATGGCCATTGCGCGCAATTGTGCATGGACTCTT CGTTCCCGAGGACGGTGAACGGGTCCCTCTCCTTCTGCGGATACAACGGCACCGCCTGCTGCAATGCGACGGACGACGCCGCCGTCCAGAAGCAGTTCGCGGCCATGAACATCTCCGGCACGCCGTGCGGCGACCTTGTCAAGAGCATCCTCTGCGCG AGATGCAACCCGTACGCCGGTGAGCTGTTCACAGTCACAACGAGCCCGCGGACGGTGCCGCTGCTGTGCAGCTCCACCGGCGTGTCAAGCCGGCTCAGCACCAAGCCTCCGACGACGGACTACTGCTCGCACGTGTGGGACACCTGCAAGGACGTGCGCATCCCGGGGTCGCCATTCCAGGCGCCCAAGGGCGgctcgccggcgccgcggcTCACCGATGTGTGGCAGTCCGTGAGCGACTTCTGCGGCGCGCTGGGCGGCACCGGCAAGACGCCCTGCTTCGACGGCGAAGGCGCGGCGTTCAACTCGTCCCGCCCCGCGCTGCCGCTCAACGGCATGTGCCTGGAGCGGATCGGCAACGGCTCGTACCTCAACATGGCGCCGCACCCCGACGGCTCCAACCGCGTGTTCCTAAGCAACCAGGCCGGCAAGGTGTTCTTCGCCACCGTGCCGGCGCAGGGCTCCGGCAAGACGCTGCAGCTGGACGTGGCCAACCCGTTCCTCGACATCACCGACGAGGTCCACTTCGACAACGAGTTCGGCCTCCTGGGGCTCGCGTTCCACCCGGACTTCGCCACCAACGGCCGGTTCTTCGTCTCCTACAGCTGCGACAAGACGAAGTCGGCGTCGTGCGCAGGCCGCTGTGCGTGCAACTCCGACGTCGGCTGCGACCCGACCAAGCTCGGCGCCGACAACGGCGCGCAGCCTTGCCAGTTTCAGAGCGTCATCGCCGAGTACACCGCCAACGCCACCTCCGGCACGCCGGCCACG GCGACTGCAGCGAACGCTACGGAGGTGAGGAGGATCATGACTCTGGGGCTGCCATTCACAACGCACCACGGCGGGCAGATCCTCTTCAGCCCCGCCGACGGCTACATGTACTTCGCGATGGGCGACGGCGGCAGCGTCGGCGACCCGTGGAACTTCGCGCAGAACAAAAAGTCGCTGCTCGGCAAGATCATCCGGATCGACGTCAACACCCTGCCAA ATGGCAACACCACTGCTGGCTGGGGAAACTACGGCATCCCCAAGGACAACCCGTCCTCCGTCGATCCTAGCTTTGCGCCGGAGGTTTTCGCCCTCGGCTTCAAGAACCCGTGGCGGTGCAGCTTCGACTCCGGCAAGCCGTCCTACATGTACTGTGCCGACGTTGGTCAG GCCGTGTACGAGGAGGTGGACCTGGTGATGAAGGGCGGCAACTACGGGTGGCGCGTGTTCGAGGGCACCCAGCACTACACGCCGCTGTCCAGCCCCGGCGGCAACACCTCCGCCGACTCCATCAACGCCATCGGCCCCGTCATGGGCTACACCCACAGCTCCGTCAACAGCAACGTCGGCTCCGCCTCCATCACCGGCGGCTACGTCTACCGCTCCATGACCGACCCCTGCCTCAACGGCAGGTACCTGTACGCCGACCTGTACGCCAAGTCGATGTGGGCGGGGATCGAGGCGCCGGAGGACAGCGGCGTGTACAACTTGACGGGGCTGACGTTCAGCTGCTCCAAGAACTCGCCGATCCCGTGCGACGTCGCGGCCGGGAGCGCGCTGCCGTCGCTGGGCTACATCTTCTCCTTCGGCGAGGACAATGCCAAGGACGTGCACCTGCTCACCAGCAAGGGCGTGTACCGGGTGGTCGACCCCGCCGAGTGCGACTACGCGTGCCCCATCAAGAGCTCGGCCCCAGGCGCGGCGCCTGGCGCGGCACCGAGCTCGGCCGtcagggcaggcacgccggcCTTGTTGACGCTGCTGGTGGGATTGCTGCTTGCCTTGTCGAGCTTGATGAGCGTTTGA
- the LOC133892647 gene encoding protein EARLY FLOWERING 5-like, whose product MKTTKGGKVMNPTDAFRKDQRKKELKRNKKERKKVREVGILKKDPEAIREQIEKLEKMKADGALDKARKHKKRQLEDTYNLIVKKRKEYEQKMKEKGEQPVMFSHLGPPKRRPAADEDDRANNPKPEDSVYYHPTLNPSGAPPPGKPPMYKSSIGPRIPLPSSSSAGASSSMSESEADPSTLPPPPPPPPLPATSEPIDPSAISLPLAPLPPPPPPPPKPVSDITAPSLPPPPPPPGPPPRESVSGHTFLPPPPPPPQRPLNPPPGAGAKELTNKQGGEEGASITDSAQNLDLQPTAVLPPPPPPPGLPSKSNDMEVAGNSNAPFKEDAAARVLPPPPPMSSNLPPLPPRPPMQPDMLAPGVMRFPPPPPPPDSRLPLMAPGVARPPPPPPGLPLAQMPMAPYGVLPGPPPMFRPPFLPGPPVQPDEFAAFAPRPQLPQQPSYVKSAAPTVVKRPLAQHTPELTAMVPASVRVKRESALPKPKPKAQQSSTPSVTKSSVTIIKTEAQPSSSAPKPQSIDDSYMAFLEDMKQLGALDE is encoded by the exons ATGAAGACGACCAAGGGGGGGAAGGTGATGAACCCAACCGACGCCTTCCGCAAGGACCAGCGCAAGAAGGAGCTCAAGAGG aacaaaaaagaaaggaagaaggtgCGGGAGGTTGGTATTTTGAAAAAGGATCCAGAGGCTATACGGGAGCAGATCGAGAAATTGGAGAAGATGA AGGCTGATGGTGCTCTTGACAAGGCTAGGAAACATAAGAAAAGGCAGCTTGAGGATACATATAATCTTATTGTTAAGAAAAGAAAG GAATATGAACAGAAAATGAAAGAGAAGGGCGAGCAACCGGTTATGTTTAG TCATCTTGGACCACCAAAGAGGCGGCCTGCAGCAGATGAAGACGATAGAGCTAACAATCCTAAGCCTGAG GACTCTGTTTACTATCATCCAACCTTAAATCCATCTGGGGCACCACCACCTGGCAAACCTCCAATGTACAAATCATCTATAG GACCAAGGATCCCACTGCCTTCCTCATCCAGCGCTGGGGCCTCATCTTCCATGTCAGAGTCTGAAGCAGATCCATCCACCCTGCCACcccctccaccgccaccaccgtTGCCAGCCACTTCAGAACCCATTGATCCATCTGCTATTTCTTTACCTTTAGCCCCCCTCCCGCCCCCACCCCCGCCCCCACCTAAGCCTGTCAGTGACATAACAGCACCAAGCTTacctccgccacctccacctcccggTCCACCTCCGAGAGAATCTGTGTCAGGTCATACATTTCTtccaccgcctccgcctccaccgcaAAGGCCTTTGAATCCACCGCCAGGGGCTGGTGCAAAGGAGCTTACCAATAAACAAGGTGGTGAAGAGGGTGCAAGCATAACAGATTCTGCTCAG AaccttgatttgcagcccacaGCTGTCCTGCCTCCACCGCCCCCACCTCCTGGGTTGCCATCAAAATCAAATGACATGGAGGTTGCTGGCAATTCCAATGCTCCATTCAAAGAAGATGCTGCTGCAAGGGTCttaccgccgccgccaccaatGTCATCAAATCTGCCTCCTTTACCTCCAAGGCCTCCAATGCAACCTGACATGCTAGCTCCAGGAGTTATGAGATttccgccacctccaccaccaccagattcaAGGCTGCCACTTATGGCTCCTGGAGTTGCCAGaccccctccacctcctccaggaTTACCCCTGGCTCAAATGCCAATGGCACCTTATGGTGTACTTCCTGGTCCGCCACCAATGTTTAGGCCTCCATTTTTGCCAGGACCACCTGTTCAACCAGATGAGTTTGCCGCTTTTGCACCAAGGCCTCAGTTACCTCAGCAACCATCATATGTAAAGTCGGCTGCTCCGACTGTTGTGAAGAGACCATTAGCACAACACACTCCTGAGCTAACGGCTATG GTTCCTGCATCAGTTCGGGTCAAGAGAGAATCTGCTCTCCCTAAGCCAAAACCAAAGGCACAGCAATCATCAACACCTTCAGTGACGAAGTCTTCAGTGACCATCATAAAAACTGAGGCCCAGCCTTCTTCATCAGCACCCAAGCCGCAAAGTATCGATGATTCTTATATGGCATTCTTGGAAGATATGAAGCAACTAGGTGCTCTTGATGAGTAG